The following coding sequences are from one Ornithodoros turicata isolate Travis chromosome 1, ASM3712646v1, whole genome shotgun sequence window:
- the LOC135377832 gene encoding zinc finger protein 771-like isoform X1, with protein MASTPEQVVCTPTFVFPAAFPETYGKLLIAEASSCYGFDPRQHLPNFHGPPTTAAQQVAPPTSSAQEEQSGTKPLVSKGSVSPRGSLTSLKIPHPTPPLPPSTSADYSRCLSSAPVAFPGIDPTKLPKVEHPPEQTKNDKLWPCPSCKVPFKAASELQQHLGQHTRGEQRGGNVPSVPCEVCGKLFASSDRVRAHVRAAHGEKACACDICGSGFSYRCKLLDHMRTHTGDKPFRCDVCGKTFSQKNHLTRHAMIHTGERPFPCDFCGRGFYRKDKLARHRRVHTGERPHVCLACGKSYGRREKLARHLRAHAGERPFACAACGRRFLEPRDLHRHKCPSRCSGEQQAPPPPVRLLSAPGTSSAEQLASLYERLQSSCPTTSTSVTSSTATHQHSAEPSRSGHFPERSPIHVQDRLGGRTHPSSSQTLGEQAAL; from the exons ATGGCTTCAACCCCTGAGCAGGTTGTTTGTACCCCTACATTTGTCTTTCCAGCAGCGTTTCCAG AAACTTATGGCAAGCTGTTGATAGCGGAGGCTAGCAGCTGTTACG GATTTGATCCCCGCCAGCATTTGCCCAACTTCCATGGGCCACCAACTACAGCAGCCCAACAAGTCGCTCCCCCGACATCATCTGCCCAGGAAGAGCAAAGTGGTACTAAGCCACTCGTGAGCAAAGGTTCTGTCTCACCTCGGGGATCTCTTACCTCCCTCAAGATACCACATCCCACACCTCCGTTGCCACCCTCGACTAGTGCCGACTACAGTAGATGTCTTTCATCTGCACCTGTAGCTTTTCCAGGAATTGATCCCACTAAGCTTCCCAAAGTTGAACACCCTCCTGAACAGACAAAAAACGATAAACTGTGGCCCTGTCCATCATGTAAAGTTCCCTTCAAGGCAGCATCAGAGCTGCAACAACACTTGGGTCAGCACACTCGTGGCGAACAACGAGGCGGAAACGTGCCTTCTGTGCCATGTGAAGTCTGCGGGAAACTGTTTGCATCCTCTGATCGTGTAAGAGCCCACGTGCGTGCTGCCCACGGGGAGAAGGCTTGTGCGTGCGATATCTGCGGCAGTGGCTTTAGCTACCGCTGCAAGCTCTTGGACCATATGCGCACCCACACTGGAGACAAGCCCTTCCGTTGCGATGTATGTGGTAAAACTTTCTCGCAGAAGAACCACCTGACACGGCACGCAATGATTCACACGGGGGAGCGACCCTTCCCTTGCGACTTCTGTGGCCGAGGCTTCTACCGGAAGGACAAGCTGGCGCGGCACCGGCGTGTGCACACAGGTGAGCGACCCCACGTTTGCCTCGCGTGTGGCAAGAGCTACGGGCGGCGCGAGAAGCTGGCGCGGCATCTCCGGGCGCATGCCGGTGAACGCCCGTTTGCGTGTGCCGCGTGCGGCCGCCGCTTCCTGGAGCCTAGAGACTTGCACAGACATAAATGCCCCTCCCGTTGCAGTGGGGAGCaacaggcaccaccaccacccgtcCGGCTCCTCTCTGCCCCCGGAACAAGCAGTGCTGAGCAGCTCGCAAGCCTCTACGAGcgactccaaagcagctgcCCCACCACCTCCACCAGTGTCACATCCTCCACAGCAACCCACCAGCACTCTGCTGAACCCTCACGGTCTGGCCACTTTCCGGAGCGCTCCCCCATCCATGTTCAAGACAGACTGGGGGGCCGTACCCACCCCTCCTCCTCCCAGACACTAGGGGAACAAGCAGCACTGTGA
- the LOC135377832 gene encoding zinc finger protein 316-like isoform X2, which produces MASTPEQVVCTPTFVFPAAFPETYGKLLIAEASSCYGFDPRQHLPNFHGPPTTAAQQVAPPTSSAQEEQSGTKPLVSKGSVSPRGSLTSLKIPHPTPPLPPSTSADYSRCLSSAPVAFPGIDPTKLPKVEHPPEQTKNDKLWPCPSCKVPFKAASELQQHLGQHTRGEQRGGNVPSVPCEVCGKLFASSDRVRAHVRAAHGEKACACDICGSGFSYRCKLLDHMRTHTGDKPFRCDVCGKTFSQKNHLTRHAMIHTGERPFPCDFCGRGFYRKDKLARHRRVHTVGSNRHHHHPSGSSLPPEQAVLSSSQASTSDSKAAAPPPPPVSHPPQQPTSTLLNPHGLATFRSAPPSMFKTDWGAVPTPPPPRH; this is translated from the exons ATGGCTTCAACCCCTGAGCAGGTTGTTTGTACCCCTACATTTGTCTTTCCAGCAGCGTTTCCAG AAACTTATGGCAAGCTGTTGATAGCGGAGGCTAGCAGCTGTTACG GATTTGATCCCCGCCAGCATTTGCCCAACTTCCATGGGCCACCAACTACAGCAGCCCAACAAGTCGCTCCCCCGACATCATCTGCCCAGGAAGAGCAAAGTGGTACTAAGCCACTCGTGAGCAAAGGTTCTGTCTCACCTCGGGGATCTCTTACCTCCCTCAAGATACCACATCCCACACCTCCGTTGCCACCCTCGACTAGTGCCGACTACAGTAGATGTCTTTCATCTGCACCTGTAGCTTTTCCAGGAATTGATCCCACTAAGCTTCCCAAAGTTGAACACCCTCCTGAACAGACAAAAAACGATAAACTGTGGCCCTGTCCATCATGTAAAGTTCCCTTCAAGGCAGCATCAGAGCTGCAACAACACTTGGGTCAGCACACTCGTGGCGAACAACGAGGCGGAAACGTGCCTTCTGTGCCATGTGAAGTCTGCGGGAAACTGTTTGCATCCTCTGATCGTGTAAGAGCCCACGTGCGTGCTGCCCACGGGGAGAAGGCTTGTGCGTGCGATATCTGCGGCAGTGGCTTTAGCTACCGCTGCAAGCTCTTGGACCATATGCGCACCCACACTGGAGACAAGCCCTTCCGTTGCGATGTATGTGGTAAAACTTTCTCGCAGAAGAACCACCTGACACGGCACGCAATGATTCACACGGGGGAGCGACCCTTCCCTTGCGACTTCTGTGGCCGAGGCTTCTACCGGAAGGACAAGCTGGCGCGGCACCGGCGTGTGCACACAG TGGGGAGCaacaggcaccaccaccacccgtcCGGCTCCTCTCTGCCCCCGGAACAAGCAGTGCTGAGCAGCTCGCAAGCCTCTACGAGcgactccaaagcagctgcCCCACCACCTCCACCAGTGTCACATCCTCCACAGCAACCCACCAGCACTCTGCTGAACCCTCACGGTCTGGCCACTTTCCGGAGCGCTCCCCCATCCATGTTCAAGACAGACTGGGGGGCCGTACCCACCCCTCCTCCTCCCAGACACTAG